In the Streptomyces sp. 3214.6 genome, GACGGTCGCGGCGGAGGCTGCCAGCAGCGCATCGCGTGCCTGGAGAGCGCGCAGGATCTCCTCGTGGTCCTGGTGGGCGCTTTCCAGGGCGTCACGCGTGCGGCTGCCTCTGACGATGCGAACCCGCTGGGTGCGGGTGGAGAGCACCTGGAGCAGCATCGAGAGGACCGGGTTGGCCACGGCTTCGACGATGCGCAGGTGGAAGGCGATGTCGTGGGCGACGAACTCGTCGACCGTGGCGGCGGAGCGGCACCGGTCGAGGATGTCGCGGAGTTCCTGGAGGTCCCGCGGCTGCAGTACGGCCGCGGCCAGCCCGGTCGCCTGGGATTCGAGGAATCTGCGCACCTGGAGCAGTTGCAGGGCGGTGCGCCCCTGGGAGACGTCGGCGGCGAAGGACAGCGT is a window encoding:
- a CDS encoding FadR/GntR family transcriptional regulator, translating into MALTDEAMDKIKAMIVAGELAPGSRLPREDLLAGQLGLSRNSLREAVRALTAMRILVARQGDGTYVSSLEPHLLLETLSFAADVSQGRTALQLLQVRRFLESQATGLAAAVLQPRDLQELRDILDRCRSAATVDEFVAHDIAFHLRIVEAVANPVLSMLLQVLSTRTQRVRIVRGSRTRDALESAHQDHEEILRALQARDALLAASAATVHITAVEQWLATSLDDSPLPPIDC